In Papaver somniferum cultivar HN1 chromosome 1, ASM357369v1, whole genome shotgun sequence, a genomic segment contains:
- the LOC113278131 gene encoding MDIS1-interacting receptor like kinase 2-like: MLSLTSIDLSNNELEGPVPDVNAFGKDPVKALGGNQGLCSNELKSLSPCGGTPASSNRSKRNKWKLIIAVAVPVAILLILLLILFGIFCCCRNHKDDSDEEDLDSGGDSSFSVWNYNGNVVFKDIVKATKNFDEKYCIGKGGQGSVYKATLQNDISFAVKRLHDTSSSSSENASEATHYKSFESEVHALTDIRHRNIVKMYGFSSRKGCMFLVYEYVERGSLANVLYNEKEAKNLDWSRRLNIIKGVAQALSYLHHDCTPPIVHRDITGNNILLNPEYEAKVSDFGTARLLKPDESNWTVPVGSYGYIAPELASTMKVTEKCDVYSFGVVALELLFGKHPGEFLLHLQSEGYDILLVDALDKRLTLPTGAIADELVLIVTYALACTRTSPVSRPTMHFVSRELTAKTVLPIHENFHLLTLKKLIKIL; the protein is encoded by the exons ATGCTGAGTCTTACATCCATTGATCTTTCAAATAACGAACTCGAGGGTCCAGTTCCAGATGTGAATGCCTTCGGAAAAGATCCTGTCAAAGCCTTAGGAGGTAATCAAGGTCTGTGCAGCAATGAGTTGAAGAGTTTGAGCCCCTGTGGTGGTACGCCAGCATCCAGCAACCgcagcaaaagaaataaatggaaaTTGATAATAGCAGTGGCTGTTCCAGTTGCCATATTGCTAATTCTTCTTCTGATCCTGTTTGGAATTTTCTGCTGCTGCCGTAACCACAAAGATGACTCAGATGAGGAAGACCTAGATTCAGGTGGTGACAGTTCATTCTCGGTATGGAACTACAATGGAAACGTAGTTTTCAAGGACATTGTAAAAGCAACAAAGAATTTTGATGAGAAGTACTGCATAGGAAAAGGTGGACAAGGAAGTGTATACAAAGCAACACTTCAAAATGACATAAGTTTTGCTGTAAAGCGACTCCATGATACATCATCATCATCCAGTGAAAATGCATCAGAGGCGACACACTACAAGAGTTTTGAGTCTGAAGTACATGCACTGACAGACATACGGCATCGAAATATTGTGAAAATGTATGGTTTCTCATCACGGAAGGGCTGCATGTTCTTGGTATATGAATATGTGGAAAGGGGTAGCTTGGCAAATGTGTTGTATAATGAGAAAGAGGCAAAGAATTTGGACTGGTCGAGGAGGTTAAACATTATCAAAGGTGTGGCGCAGGCCTTGTCTTACTTGCACCATGATTGCACCCCTCCTATTGTGCACCGAGACATAACCGGAAATAACATTTTACTGAACCCAGAATATGAAGCTAAGGTCTCAGATTTTGGGACAGCAAGGTTGCTAAAACCAGATGAGTCTAACTGGACAGTACCAGTCGGCTCCTATGGCTACATTGCTCCAG AGCTTGCATCTACAATGAAGGTGACAGAGAAATGTGACGTATACAGTTTCGGAGTTGTTGCACTGGAACTCTTATTCGGGAAACATCCTGGGGAATTCCTTTTGCACCTACAGTCTGAAGGATATGATATACTTCTAGTGGATGCATTAGACAAGCGCCTAACTCTCCCAACTGGAGCAATTGCAGATGAATTGGTGTTAATAGTAACCTATGCTTTAGCATGTACACGTACATCTCCAGTTTCTAGACCGACCATGCATTTTGTAAGTCGTGAGCTTACAGCAAAGACAGTTCTTCCTATCCATGAGAACTTTCACTTGCTCACATTGAAGAAATTGATCAAGATTTTGTAA
- the LOC113280927 gene encoding probable leucine-rich repeat receptor-like protein kinase At1g35710, with the protein MAIESLKIMVLLLLSCVLLKISAQTEAEALIKWKNSLDFHSLTSWSLANGRTNPCRWSGIKCGSSDSVIEINLDSSGVNGKLDQFNFSVFPKLTYLNLANNNLSGTMPAEIGKLAELRFLRLANNTLTGPIPYQVCNLQKLRNLELSENYLSNPDSTQCKGMASLTRLDLNYNYLASEVPPFIFKSPKLAYVDISDNTDIGGPLPIQFMKTLKNIQFLNLSGNSFKGPIPAEIGNLTQLQDLRLSRNQLNGSIPSEIVSQPQRNLKMLQTLDLTDVKLNSSIPDELGLCTNLTFLGLASTNLQGTLPPSMASLTQLTEFGISGNQLSGEVPPYLLSNWTQLISLQLQDNSFTGTIPSEVGLLKKLNILYMFKNNISGDIPSEIGNLSNLIELDLSENSIVGSVPSSIGNLTKLERMTLFGNKLSGMLPREIGNMESLMYFDVSMNRLQGELPSSIIQLQNLELFYLGNNSFTGSIPEEFGPRSLTNASFSYNSFTGKLPPNICIGGNLIYLTANKNNLDGPIPESLRNCTNLDRVRLEDNLLQGDITDAFGVYPILKYIDLSRNQLAGKLSPTWGACTQLSYFGISENMISGEIPPVLASLKSLQDIRFSSNRLSGQIPVDMFNSDSVIFNLNLSRNQFSGKIPVEVGKLARLRNLDLSVNNFSGPIPEEIGNCENIISLKLNDNKLTGQIPYQSK; encoded by the exons ATGGCTATTGAATCATTAAAAATCATGGTTCTCTTGTTACTTTCTTGTGTTCTACTCAAAATTTCAGCTCAAACAGAAGCAGAAGCTCTAATAAAATGGAAAAACAGTTTAGATTTTCATTCTCTTACCTCATGGTCTCTTGCGAATGGAAGAACCAATCCTTGCAGGTGGTCTGGGATAAAATGTGGCAGTTCAGACAGTGTAATAGAGATAAATCTTGATTCGTCAGGTGTGAATGGAAAGCTCGATCAATTCAACTTCTCAGTGTTTCCAAAGCTTACTTATCTTAATTTGGCAAATAACAACCTCTCAGGAACAATGCCAGCAGAAATTGGAAAACTCGCAGAGCTTCGTTTTCTTCGACTAGCTAACAATACTCTCACCGGACCAATCCCATATCAGGTTTGCAATCTTCAGAAGTTACGGAATCTTGAATTATCTGAAAACTATTTATCAAATCCAGACTCTACTCAGTGTAAGGGGATGGCATCATTGACACGTCTTGATCTCAATTATAATTATTTGGCATCAGAAGTCCCACCTTTCATCTTCAAAAGCCCAAAACTAGCCTATGTTGATATTTCAGATAATACAGATATAGGAGGTCCATTACCAATTCAGTTCATGAAGACTTTGAAGAATATTCAGTTCCTTAATCTGTCTGGCAATTCATTCAAGGGACCAATTCCAGCAGAAATCGGAAACCTTACCCAACTTCAAGACCTGAGGCTGAGTAGAAATCAGCTAAATGGTTCAATACCTTCTGAGATTGTTAGCCAACCTCAGA GAAACCTTAAGATGCTGCAAACACTAGACCTTACAGATGTGAAGTTGAATTCCAGCATTCCAGACGAGCTTGGCTTATGTACCAATCTTACCTTCCTGGGATTGGCATCGACCAATCTACAAGGTACTTTGCCGCCTTCAATGGCTTCCCTAACCCAACTCACCGAGTTTGGAATTTCTGGTAATCAATTATCTGGTGAGGTTCCACCATATTTACTGTCCAATTGGACACAACTAATTTCCCTTCAACTTCAGGATAACTCCTTCACAGGAACAATTCCTAGTGAAGTCGGTTTGTTAAAAAAACTCAATATACTATACATGTTCAAGAACAATATATCAGGTGACATACCTTCAGAGATTGGAAACTTGTCAAATCTGATAGAGCTCGACTTATCTGAGAATTCTATCGTTGGCTCAGTTCCATCAAGCATAGGAAACTTAACTAAGCTTGAGCGCATGACCCTCTTCGGCAACAAACTCAGTGGAATGCTTCCTCGAGAAATAGGTAACATGGAAAGCTTGATGTATTTTGACGTGAGCATGAACAGATTGCAAGGAGAGTTGCCTTCATCAATAATTCAGCTGCAGAACTTGGAACTGTTTTATCTCGGAAACAACAGCTTTACTGGTAGTATACCAGAAGAATTTGGTCCCAGATCCTTAACAAATGCAAGCTTCTCTTACAACAGTTTCACCGGAAAGCTTCCTCCCAACATTTGCATAGGAGGGAACCTCATATACTTGACAGCCAACAAAAATAATCTAGACGGACCAATTCCTGAAAGCTTGAGAAACTGCACAAATTTAGACAGAGTCCGGCTGGAAGACAACCTTCTTCAAGGAGACATCACAGATGCATTTGGTGTTTACCCAATTCTGAAATATATCGacttgagtagaaatcaattGGCGGGTAAATTGTCACCGACCTGGGGAGCGTGCACCCAGCTTTCGTACTTCGGAATATCAGAGAACATGATCTCAGGTGAAATCCCACCAGTTCTCGCAAGCTTAAAATCTCTGCAAGATATTAGGTTTTCTTCAAATAGATTGTCAGGTCAGATTCCAGTGGATATGTTCAATTCAGATTCAGTTATATTCAATCTAAATTTAAGCAGAAATCAATTCTCGGGTAAGATACCTGTAGAGGTTGGAAAATTAGCACGTCTGCGTAATTTGGATTTGTCCGTAAACAACTTCAGCGGGCCAATACCTGAGGAAATTGGGAACTGCGAAAACATAATATCCTTGAAACTAAATGATAACAAGTTAACTGGACAAATTCCATACCAG TCAAAATGA